The stretch of DNA TTAAGGAGATCCTGGATGCTTTTAAGTTTCCCACTCAGTTCAGTAATCTGGTTATGGAGTGTATTAGCAGTCCCACCTTCTCAATTGCAGTGAATGGTGAAGGTTTTGGATTCTTCCCTGGTAAGAGAGGACTGAGGCAAGGAGATCCAATTTCTCCTCTTCTGTTCACTCTCTGTATGGAGTATCTAACTAGAATATTGAGAGTTGCTACTGAGAAGATGAAGTTCAGCTACCACCCCTTATGCAAACCAATGAAGCTCACCCACCTCATGTTTGCAGATGACTTGTTGCTATTTTGTAAAGGGGATGCTGCTTCTATCATGGTATTGTTAAGAGCTTATGCTTCTTTTTCTGCTGCTTCTGGCTTAAAGATGAATGCTCAGAAATCTAATGCCTACTTTAATGGGGTAGGAAATCAACTCAAGAGAGAAATTCTGAGTGTTTCTGGTTTTCAGGAAGGCACTCTCCCATTTAAATATTTAGGGGTGCCTATCACAGCAGGCAAATTAAAGAAGAGAGATTGTTCTGTGCTTATTGATAAAATTGTTGAAAGAATAAGAAGCTTAGGAGCTAAGAAGCTGTCTTATGCAGGCAGGTTGGTTCTAGTTAATTCTGTCCTCTCTACCTTATAGAATTACTGGGCAGCTATGTTCATATTGCCAAAAGGGGTGTTGGATAGAGTTGATGCAATCTGCAGGAATTTTATTTGGGAAGGGAGTACTGAATACTCTAAAGCTCCTCGTATAGCTTGGACAAATGTGTGTGTGCCAAAGAAGGAAGGAGGGTTAGGCCTTAAGCAAAGTGTGGTTTGGAATGCTTCTTTAGTAGGGAAGCTTGTATGGTGGATTGTTTCTAATCAAGATACACTTTGGGTCCAATGGATACATCATGTTTATTTAAAAGGGCAGTCGTTTCTCTCTTATTCCCCTCATTCTGATACTAGTTGGTATTGGAAGAAAATCTGCAAGGTGAAAGAGAAGTTGATAGACTGTTTTGAGGATAATGTTTGGAAGATAAGGCCTGAGGGATTCACTGTTAAAAGCTGTTACAATTGGTTGAGAAACAAGCATGAGGATGTCTGGTGGTGTAAGATCATCTGGAGTAACATGGGTGCCCCCAAGCATGCTTTTGTTGCTTGGCTCATCACCAACAATGCCTTAATGCTTAAGAGTAAGTTGTTTCAGCTGCACATTGCTCCTGATGATCTCTGTTGCATATGTCAGTTACAGGAAGAAAATCATGTGCACTTATTTCATCATTGTGTGTATAGTACTCAAATTCTGCAAGGGGTAAGTCAGTGGCTCCATTCTGATCTTACTCAATCTGATATTCTGATGAAAGTTACAAGAAGTAGATGGGGTAGACTCCGGAAGAGTATTTGCTGTGCTGCTGTATTTCATTGTTGGTATTCGGTCTGGTTGCAAAGGAATCAGGCCAGACTTCATCATTGCATAGCCCTGCATGCTAGTGTTATTGCTCAAATTCAACAGGCTCTTAGAAGTCGTTATTGTCTTTATAAATTTTGTAATGTGTCGAGTAAGGATAGAGCTTGGTTGATTAGAGTGCAATTAGAGTCTATTTAACACTAGGTTGTCAACATGCTCTTATTCGAAATTTCTCCTTGTAATGCTTGTTCTATTAATGAAAGCTTaccttttagcaaaaaaaaaaaaaaataatcccacaattagcattcCTCATATGGTAACATACCCATTATCAAAACCTCATATTCAAAGCGTCTACGAAAGCCAATTACAAACTCGACTTATTCAGTccatcctatatcctcaaatccaccaatAAATTTCATCCGtcttaagtcaagtactaagcactagtattccaagacacgtctcactacacttcccgaggctttcaaatcccaaacatagacaacaaagccaagttctataaccttagtaacaaatgcaactcacacttgacaacacAAATAATTCCACTAGACAACCACACTCACTTTACCAAGGAACTAGGCATAAGAATCACTAAGCATGTCttatcacactacctaagtcttaacatcacaacctctcaaaaccagggctaaggtcaaccacaaacaaactccaccaagccaaaatttccaaccaaggtcaacattcctcaaaagaaagagtactatcaaaaggcgtaaaagggaggataagcaaggaacaaaggacaagttaggggtaTAAGAGTAGATctcaaagtaaaacagaagagggtttagaagaaggataagcaccaagagataaagaataaggcaagatacacgaaaaatgagaaacatcttcgaggaagtagaaacatccttcaaaggttgaacaaatcttcaattcccggcaataggcaccaagtccTGATCTTCACGTAGGTAACCTCacagtcattgatccaagggcacaacaattattaaatgacaatcaacaaacatgttagaacctaacaaaaagcaaacacactacagactaccaccttaggtccttaagtctacccatctctcatttattagtcaaggtcaagttcaatttaaatttggggtacacgtgtgtgcgtcgggagcaacataggctctgataccaactgtgacaccccgcgaaaACGCGGAAATTATAACTTATAAAAagcaagcggaaattaggaaaattttgaaacttttaaaatttaaagcgcgggttcattaaaatctaaaacacagATAAAAgattgcggaaataaagattaaattatacaaatgtgatagtcaaggtgagggaaaatatatcctcgaatgacaataaaataaaaggtgagtctaatcaatcgtaataaaccgactacaaggccaaagtgctcactagctcacacatgtcttcaccccattaATGCACCACTAATatctgtcattcatgtaaacatgaatgccacagtcagtggggagtaactcaaggttctcccagccacaaattgtcgaaatgaacataacaaagaactgaAACAGATAattcatgtaagatacttacaaaagatatgaatatcaagtttatatttaaacatggcaatttAATGAGATAGAAcgagatagatcaacattagcatgataacgATTAAACTACTCACATgtgacaattaaataatatgaaagacaagaatacggtcatttataaaAAAAAGGCACGCATTTCTAGAGactacaacatagatatgagattagaatccggaTCATGTGGAACATTTacgtaagggatcaaccaatgcaaactaaaagaatagaaaccgtagccattatttggaaaaccacttagcaaacattgcacgggacgtggctactaatgtcacattcatacttattgcttacatctcaccataagaacggatgggaatatCAATCCCGacaatcatatcgcaactagaggacttatagctcacccctagtatccaataggaccaagacaaacaacacaaggcataactcttaccttgaaagataaATACAAATATCTAAAACCAAGCAAGaactttactactcatatatcaaaatataattcccctggtaggacgacaacggcactcccaagactcagtcctagtctaaatctggccagactctcgggacagcatagttcccgattcgacatgcggcaggacaatccgcatccaagacccgaaccctgaaatggaaatcgagaacccacaatcggcagaacagtccgaaagaggcggaaaatatgagctaaacccacaatcggcaggacagtccgaaagaggcgtaaagataagtcaagcaatacggtatagtataaaggcattatcataagaataagactcaaccaagcgatacgaatcaacttcgaaagagactactacatgtaatgaaccgatAATAATCCAAGTGAGAtatttcatgccaaatcataatcatgaatatgaataagtaacccatttcttcaatatttgtcacttgaataaaaatgtaaacaaacggagatgaaccatttataataagcaaaacaagtatccaattataaatgactcaatttaattaaataagtagaataattcactcatatttgagatacaataaataaatgagaGTGAATGGATTAATAATTTATACTCCCTCTGGCTTTTAATTTTCTTCccgtttctctaatatatgtgaggagtattataatgaaatgggaagaaaacagcaagccggagggagtatattatagGTATGtgagacatttcatcaaatttttacttgaataaataataaattccacatttacGATTTATGTGAAAAGTATATAAATAAACGGCAAATAATGAATTTAAAATAcataatgttgggaaatgtgtcctcaacaatagtgcgatcacatgatttaaatatcattattaaatctcattttaaagaatacaattgggaagtatttatactgtcaactggtcaacatatatcggtaatgattggctgactagagtttgacattactgtcgtgtgacggtggtgatcagttgaccccctaggtcatacctatagggtaatactcttaattgatcatttaattaatcgtataatgttacgagttaattaaattacttgaaaaaattgacggacgattttgaaagtaaaattaacgtatcaaattgaaatgtgattaaatgagatacggtctgagtaatcgaattgcatcattactcggatgaaattattgtttaaagaaacaattggatttgaatgaattattataaatatgatttataaattggtaaaatattttggcacaagtaattatgaattactaaatcgattttgtatatgacgtattttttattaatacgttgatttttaatatgttaaaaatacataccaaatttatgtcacatatgacatgtgacatattgacatttgacaaaaataatatggatcccatattatcatatgtgccgaaaatgggaggtggtttaaacaaatattgtgtttgtttaaattagtggtaagcataatgatgattaacctaattctagccatgcaccctacacattcttgtaaagaacaaattgtgcatgcattggcctttccttcccctcctacccggttctacctagaaaagaacaaggagttcttttgcttattttaattattattcaccatatgaatTGGTGTGtagtaattttattcattcacttcacaaaattattttctagtgagataaaaataattctcttcctatcctcttctcctacccggttttaggagccaaaaccaaacaatttttggttcaatttttcacaagattaatattgtactagctcatataatattaattagattaagagttagctttgggtattattcctaaggagagatcctatacttggatcttgttcttccattaaaggaaagctcaagaacaaaagaaaaggagatttcttttgtgcccataaaaccgaaatacccattgtaagaataatgtttctttctcatttcttttattagtttgcatgcataagttccacctttaattttatgacaaattaatttaaacatatatgagtatgttagtatgtatatagatctacatttccttcaatcggtatcaagagccaatgttatttgcatgcaaatcggttaaaagtttttccgagttataagaaaaacatataaaacttgtaaaatttgtgttattatgatatatcacgaaattaattcatgcatgttaatatttctggtcctaaaatgttttaggatattttggttaatttttcggatttttattgttcatattatacaataatggcatttaaatatgattttatgagtaaaaatgtcattttcggtctaaaattagctatacttcgaattttccattgatttttggatatgttgtcacatatattattttgagataacctgtaaattttcataatttttggacttgttatgctcgaaaaatggattttttattattaaattccgatttaggtgaaaaataggttaatatgagttaaatttcgaatctggtcatagaaaattaatatgttgtcacatgcaatgttacaagatgtgtgtaaaataattggctataaagaagtctttttgcatgatttctggatttttgaagaaaaatagcataaatagtgacattattagtgaaaaattaataatacataatctatgacttaggaaaaacgtctaatgttgcattttattatctttttcatatctaaaattgaaaagttaatgaaaataatttttccatgtttttatgattatttttgaacattatgaacatttttgaacattatgaacaTTTTTCaatgttaatgaaaataatttttgaacatttttccaTGTTGATTATTTttgaacattgtttttccggaaaaatttcgaaatttttaacctaagattttgaacattatgagtgtcatggtatttttccagaattttcatgagtttaaatttcaaattttgaatttatttgaaattttgtgatttatttgaagtttatagcttatttttgtaatttttggtccatttatgaacaattttataaaatatgggttaattatggtcaaattattagtgaagactatattttgagtcctaagaggttagggtaattaacttatgcataaatatgagtttatgtatttttgtgattataaaaatgttgaaatcacggaaatccgtaaaaaccgagtaatatatgatattggctaattaaaggcgatttagcataaaattgagcatgttcatacatattataatgctgcattttctttatgattgtcataattttaatttatgtaattttgaattatgtaattttacttagtatggccttagattttaattggtatttcccgaaatgtatgggaatatcgattcggttgtaattttattgtgatctcgtatcaccgttttgtaatttaatagatttattttattttagttacaaatgtataataggaaattatgtaatttattatgtaattttattcattccggagttcccaaagacggatttcttcaagaatggcgatacataaagacggtgttacctcgagatgcgtgccacaaccgaagttcaagggaccaatggagttggtttccgaatatgtaatagttaaatagtttttctattttaggaaaggccatactaggatttatttatctttatgcttgcattttattttatgtcacatgcatcgctaaatcgtcataactaaaacatgcatccttattttatcgagtttatcgaccgtgtcaattcgaattatcttagttcaccgctttagttcacttaaaacgtgatagataataaattgacatgacctctcgctaaaacaatcaattgagacatagccttaccaaatagtagaaaccatgaaaacctatttcgcgagggagtgcactcggccctaccggggtacaaaccttgttacgtaggggaagtgggtgatgagtgttaatccaccgagttcatgttaatgagggtttcatcggccataccgtgcccgagttgatgtggatttggatcatggacacatttattcgaaatttggattgagctcaacggaagtattcgcgaccgtagttgcatgtgttacgggctatagataaatattagagtaattttatcgaccaagagttctaaaagtagaatcgattaaaacgttaatccaccgagttatattgataagggtttcatcggccataccgtgcccaagttaatatgaatttggatcatggaatcatttattatagttgggtagatgtcactatataaatgttcatatcttgttaatttgcaagtatgatataaaaagacaagtgttaatatttccttttcctccatatttgtagttctttacaatgaatccaacaaatgctaccgcaccgataactattgagtcatatcacaatgttcttgacgacatatgctccaacaataatttcgatactactagagaacttcatttcgggataggttcggatggaaaccttaacttcatcacctcttctaaaccacccactactactagaccttgtgtgagtccgtctcaggaagactacctcatgcaatctatagggtctttgtctctggaagataaagatgccaaagctagtgggagctctagcaatcaagttcttgcttcaaagggcaagaggttcaagaagaaaggaaagaaaatcaaaaacttcaagcaagttaatgatgagtgccattattgctatggcatgggacattggcttaggaattgtcccgtatatttgcgaaatataagggaaggactcattactccaaaatatacaattcctaaagaaatttatgttattgatataaattatacttccactacgacatgggtactagataccggttgtggttctcacctttgtaatcatttacagggtttaagagatgtggagaggcttagcaagggagatgtggatctatgccttggaaatggagctcgggtagcggccgaatccaagggaacttatgttttagctttgccaaatggatttgagttgtatttgcataattgtttttatgtgcctacactctctaaaaacattatttcaatcgccatgctagacatggacggtttttgttttgtcattaagaacaattgttgtactatttctaggaacgacttggttataagccaagcttcctctatcaatggcatttacattttagagacctcaaatccgactaatgatatttataacattcaatcaaagaaactcaaaacaagtgacccaagt from Silene latifolia isolate original U9 population chromosome 10, ASM4854445v1, whole genome shotgun sequence encodes:
- the LOC141607830 gene encoding uncharacterized protein LOC141607830, coding for MFILPKGVLDRVDAICRNFIWEGSTEYSKAPRIAWTNVCVPKKEGGLGLKQSVVWNASLVGKLVWWIVSNQDTLWVQWIHHVYLKGQSFLSYSPHSDTSWYWKKICKVKEKLIDCFEDNVWKIRPEGFTVKSCYNWLRNKHEDVWWCKIIWSNMGAPKHAFVAWLITNNALMLKSKLFQLHIAPDDLCCICQLQEENHVHLFHHCVYSTQILQGVSQWLHSDLTQSDILMKVTRSRWGRLRKSICCAAVFHCWYSVWLQRNQARLHHCIALHASVIAQIQQALRSRYCLYKFCNVSSKDRAWLIRVQLESI